A stretch of candidate division KSB1 bacterium DNA encodes these proteins:
- a CDS encoding PhoH family protein: MEHRETSTEETQEEAVRRIPLPGIDQVALFGSQDAYLKLLQREFGVQLVARGAQLLVRGEAEAVELVEQALSELIAMVGRGVHLTAHDVATVIGLVKSSVTAGAAPEPRSVEKREPLPVVLMAHRGAIRPRSEGQARYVRLVEENDIVFAIGPAGTGKTYLAVAMAVAHLQAREVERIILARPAVEAGESLGFLPGDLKEKVDPYLRPLYDALYDMLPAEKLRRFLEVGVIEIVPLAYMRGRTLNHAFVILDEAQNSTALQMKMFLTRLGIGSKAIVTGDITQIDLPASSESGLVQIQRVVNGIEGIAFAYLSEQDVVRHRLVRDIIRAYDNFQSRMQAEKAGGENHG, translated from the coding sequence ATGGAGCACAGGGAGACGAGCACAGAGGAAACACAAGAAGAAGCGGTACGTCGCATTCCCCTACCGGGCATCGACCAGGTGGCCCTTTTCGGCTCGCAGGACGCATACCTCAAGCTTCTGCAGCGCGAGTTCGGTGTGCAGCTGGTTGCGCGTGGGGCACAGCTTCTGGTGCGCGGCGAGGCGGAAGCAGTGGAGCTGGTGGAGCAGGCTCTCAGCGAACTCATCGCCATGGTGGGCCGTGGGGTGCACCTCACGGCCCACGACGTTGCCACGGTCATCGGCTTGGTAAAGAGCAGCGTTACCGCCGGTGCGGCACCCGAGCCCCGCTCGGTGGAGAAACGCGAGCCCCTGCCAGTGGTGCTGATGGCGCATCGGGGAGCCATCCGCCCACGTTCGGAAGGGCAGGCGCGCTACGTGCGGCTAGTTGAGGAAAACGACATCGTCTTTGCTATTGGGCCGGCAGGCACCGGCAAGACCTACCTTGCCGTCGCCATGGCCGTGGCTCACCTGCAGGCCCGCGAAGTGGAGCGCATCATCTTGGCACGTCCCGCTGTGGAGGCGGGGGAGAGCCTCGGCTTTCTCCCTGGCGACCTCAAGGAGAAGGTGGATCCTTATCTTCGCCCGCTCTATGATGCCCTCTACGACATGCTCCCCGCAGAAAAACTGCGGCGCTTTCTCGAGGTGGGGGTCATCGAAATCGTGCCGCTGGCCTACATGCGCGGGCGCACCCTGAATCACGCCTTCGTGATTCTTGATGAGGCGCAGAACAGCACGGCCCTGCAGATGAAGATGTTCCTCACCCGCCTGGGCATCGGCTCAAAAGCCATCGTCACCGGCGACATTACGCAGATCGACCTGCCGGCTTCCAGCGAATCGGGCCTGGTGCAGATCCAACGGGTGGTCAACGGCATCGAAGGCATCGCCTTCGCCTACCTGAGTGAGCAGGACGTCGTCCGGCATCGCCTCGTCAGGGATATCATCCGCGCCTACGACAATTTCCAGAGCAGGATGCAGGCAGAAAAGGCCGGGGGGGAAAACCATGGCTAA
- a CDS encoding LysM peptidoglycan-binding domain-containing protein, translating into MRISAKWLLSLAVVLGLFLLVDATVALCAEKMSMDEYRAELAKWQKREADAKAAIAARDKEIQTLKEQIAKADADLASCWDEVYALLGVDKAAVDAYRASLQAIAKQVDGLAALSPEELFEKKEELAALKAQLADKKKSPIYALSEMRELVAGTEAKIADVEARMPKAVYDSYVVVKGDYLWKISGKKEIYGDPYQWMKIYSVNRDLIKDPDLIYPDWVLKILRGCGPDQYIVVKGDFLQKIAKDPSVLNDPAAWTKIYEANKSVIGNDPNLIYPHTVLVIRK; encoded by the coding sequence ATGAGGATTTCGGCTAAATGGTTGCTCAGCCTCGCGGTTGTGCTCGGCTTGTTCTTGCTCGTCGACGCCACGGTCGCCCTCTGTGCGGAGAAGATGAGCATGGACGAATACCGCGCCGAGCTGGCCAAGTGGCAGAAGCGCGAGGCCGACGCAAAGGCTGCAATCGCGGCACGCGACAAGGAGATCCAGACGCTCAAGGAGCAGATCGCCAAGGCTGACGCCGACCTGGCTTCTTGTTGGGACGAGGTCTACGCCCTTTTGGGAGTCGACAAGGCAGCAGTCGACGCCTACCGCGCCTCGTTGCAGGCCATTGCGAAACAGGTGGATGGCCTGGCGGCCCTGAGTCCGGAGGAGCTGTTCGAGAAGAAGGAAGAACTTGCGGCCCTGAAGGCGCAGCTGGCCGACAAGAAGAAGAGCCCTATCTACGCCTTGTCTGAGATGCGCGAGCTGGTTGCTGGCACCGAGGCCAAGATCGCCGATGTTGAGGCGCGCATGCCCAAGGCGGTCTACGACAGCTATGTGGTGGTCAAGGGCGACTACCTCTGGAAGATCTCGGGCAAGAAGGAGATCTACGGCGACCCCTACCAGTGGATGAAGATTTACTCGGTCAACCGCGACCTGATCAAGGATCCAGACTTGATTTATCCGGATTGGGTGTTGAAGATCCTGCGCGGCTGCGGACCTGACCAGTACATCGTGGTCAAGGGCGACTTTTTGCAGAAGATTGCCAAAGACCCCAGTGTGCTCAACGACCCGGCAGCGTGGACCAAGATCTACGAGGCCAACAAGTCGGTCATCGGGAATGACCCGAACCTGATCTACCCGCACACGGTGCTGGTGATCCGCAAGTAG
- the aspS gene encoding aspartate--tRNA ligase, with protein MKRKRTHPCGELRASHQGQEVTVMGWVRHRRDHGGIYFVDLVDRYGLVQINFDAWARPELCEQARELKAESVVAVTGTVRMRPEGMRNPNLATGDIEVVATELEVLNKAKTPPFEIKDPVDASEELRLTYRYLDLRRPELQRNLLLRHRVYQVVRRYLDAHGFVEIETPCLIKSTPEGARDYLVPSRIHKGRFYALPQSPQTYKQLLMVAGFDRYFQIVRCFRDEDLRADRQPEFTQIDMELSFVDADDVRAVCEGLMAEVLEQVLGYHLATPLPALPYAEAMAKYGTDKPDLRFALPITDISSLVAASQFRVFAETVNSGGMVAGLCVPQAEAFTRKRVDDLTAAAKELGAKGLVALKVTPDGWEGGAAKFFSAEEIAAVNAAMHAAAGHMLFLVADRREVCLPVLGALRLRLGRELRLIDEGKISLLWVTDFPLLEYSQEEGRFVAMHHPFTSPRREDIALLQTAPERVRAQAYDLVFNGTEVAGGSIRIHDAELQREVFRVLGISPEEAERKFGFLLEALQYGAPPHGGIAFGFDRLVMLLAGKETIRDVIAFPKTTSALSLMDGAPTEISPEQLRELGLRLAK; from the coding sequence ATGAAAAGGAAACGAACGCATCCCTGTGGAGAATTGCGCGCCAGTCACCAGGGGCAGGAGGTGACGGTGATGGGCTGGGTGCGCCATCGCCGGGACCATGGCGGCATCTACTTCGTGGACCTGGTGGACCGTTACGGCCTTGTGCAGATCAACTTTGATGCTTGGGCGCGTCCGGAACTCTGTGAGCAGGCGCGGGAGCTGAAGGCGGAATCGGTGGTGGCCGTCACCGGCACGGTGCGCATGCGACCCGAGGGGATGCGCAACCCAAACCTGGCAACCGGCGACATTGAGGTGGTGGCCACGGAGCTGGAAGTCCTGAACAAAGCCAAGACCCCGCCATTCGAAATCAAAGACCCAGTTGACGCCTCCGAGGAGCTGCGCCTTACCTACCGCTACCTCGACCTGCGGCGGCCGGAACTACAGCGGAACCTCTTGCTCCGGCACCGCGTCTACCAGGTGGTGCGCCGCTACTTGGATGCGCATGGCTTTGTGGAAATCGAGACACCCTGCCTTATCAAGAGCACACCGGAGGGCGCACGCGACTATCTGGTGCCGAGCAGGATCCACAAGGGGAGGTTCTACGCCCTGCCCCAGTCGCCGCAGACTTATAAGCAGCTCCTCATGGTGGCGGGGTTCGACCGCTATTTCCAGATTGTCCGCTGTTTCCGCGACGAGGACCTGCGCGCCGACCGCCAGCCAGAGTTCACCCAGATCGACATGGAGCTGTCCTTCGTCGACGCTGATGACGTGCGCGCCGTGTGTGAAGGGCTGATGGCGGAGGTGCTGGAGCAGGTGCTCGGCTATCACCTGGCTACGCCCCTGCCCGCATTGCCCTACGCTGAGGCCATGGCGAAGTACGGCACCGACAAGCCCGATCTACGCTTTGCGCTGCCCATCACCGACATCAGTTCCTTGGTGGCCGCCAGCCAGTTCCGCGTCTTTGCCGAGACGGTCAACAGCGGCGGCATGGTAGCCGGCCTGTGCGTCCCGCAAGCAGAGGCCTTCACCAGGAAACGGGTCGATGACCTGACCGCGGCAGCCAAGGAGCTGGGGGCCAAGGGGCTGGTGGCCTTGAAGGTGACGCCTGACGGTTGGGAGGGAGGCGCGGCGAAGTTCTTCTCCGCAGAGGAGATTGCTGCCGTCAACGCTGCCATGCATGCGGCTGCCGGCCACATGCTCTTCCTGGTGGCGGATCGCCGCGAGGTGTGTCTGCCGGTGTTGGGGGCCCTGCGCCTGCGGCTGGGCAGGGAGCTCCGGTTGATCGACGAGGGCAAGATCAGCTTGCTGTGGGTGACCGATTTCCCGCTGCTGGAGTACAGCCAGGAGGAGGGGCGCTTTGTAGCCATGCACCACCCTTTCACCTCGCCGCGCCGCGAGGACATTGCCCTTCTGCAAACGGCCCCGGAGCGGGTGCGGGCGCAGGCCTATGACCTGGTCTTCAACGGCACCGAGGTCGCCGGCGGCAGCATCCGCATCCACGACGCAGAACTACAGCGGGAGGTGTTTCGCGTGCTGGGCATTTCGCCAGAAGAAGCAGAACGGAAATTCGGCTTTCTGCTGGAGGCCCTGCAGTACGGGGCGCCACCACATGGTGGCATCGCCTTTGGGTTCGACCGATTGGTAATGCTGCTGGCGGGCAAGGAGACCATCAGGGACGTAATCGCCTTCCCCAAGACCACCAGCGCGCTTTCCCTTATGGACGGGGCTCCCACTGAGATCTCGCCTGAGCAGCTGCGAGAATTGGGGTTGCGTCTGGCCAAGTAG
- a CDS encoding TonB family protein: protein MVATEMVLPKEYRKGWFAEVSRTFVLILGASVVVHFGLMVLLLSRPTQEKEEVPAATQARLATLIVRHAQPPKEMPLREGLPVPATRGAKEVTPGGAEVAARTPGKGAASSSPVSGAAGTAAEAPLSPAHAATRERLAAEARSTGVLRVLTAGSGGAGEQARQLLGGEEPSADIGTVLGSVGGLKSTGAPTREREVRGARTTETGTIDTLLGELGTATSSTVVRVGNLVVGPVTPIDREGEVTSLAGRDPDQVSKVVNGHNDAIEYCYQKELKRNPTLKGKLVVRFTINPQGKVSSATIVSSTLNSPELEACILRRIQRWDDFGTVDASLGDATFRQVYTFGF, encoded by the coding sequence GTGGTTGCAACTGAGATGGTGCTGCCCAAAGAGTACCGGAAGGGCTGGTTCGCGGAGGTGAGCCGTACCTTTGTGCTCATCCTGGGCGCTTCCGTGGTGGTCCATTTTGGGCTGATGGTTCTGCTTCTTTCGCGGCCCACGCAGGAGAAGGAGGAGGTACCGGCCGCCACGCAGGCACGTCTTGCCACCCTCATTGTGCGTCATGCCCAGCCGCCAAAGGAGATGCCGCTGCGGGAAGGTCTACCCGTGCCGGCCACCCGAGGGGCCAAAGAAGTAACGCCAGGTGGGGCCGAAGTGGCCGCGCGCACACCGGGCAAAGGTGCTGCTTCCAGCTCGCCTGTGAGCGGGGCAGCCGGCACCGCAGCCGAGGCACCGCTTTCGCCTGCCCATGCGGCGACACGCGAACGCCTGGCTGCAGAGGCGCGTTCCACCGGCGTGCTGCGAGTTCTCACTGCAGGAAGCGGCGGAGCAGGAGAGCAGGCACGCCAACTCCTCGGCGGCGAGGAGCCGAGCGCCGACATAGGCACGGTGCTCGGAAGCGTTGGGGGACTGAAGAGCACGGGGGCGCCCACCCGGGAGCGAGAGGTGCGTGGCGCCCGCACCACCGAAACCGGCACCATCGATACCCTGCTCGGTGAGCTCGGCACAGCGACCTCTTCGACGGTCGTCAGGGTCGGCAATCTGGTGGTGGGACCGGTCACGCCCATAGATCGTGAGGGCGAGGTAACGAGCCTTGCCGGGCGAGACCCAGACCAGGTCTCCAAGGTAGTGAACGGCCACAACGACGCCATCGAATACTGCTATCAGAAGGAGCTCAAGCGCAACCCGACGTTAAAGGGAAAACTGGTGGTCCGCTTCACCATCAACCCGCAGGGAAAGGTGAGCAGCGCTACCATCGTCTCGTCCACCCTAAACAGCCCAGAGCTTGAGGCGTGCATCCTGCGCCGTATTCAACGCTGGGACGATTTCGGCACGGTGGATGCATCTCTGGGGGATGCCACCTTTCGCCAGGTCTACACCTTCGGTTTCTGA
- a CDS encoding biopolymer transporter ExbD, with the protein MAYIPSRIKKHDTNPGKGFLNLTSLMDMFTIILVFLLKSYSTEGGLIHPSENLTLPKSTVETIPETALDVIVSKETVMVNDEVVETVVNVAGQEGLIVPRLRDRLKVYADRAKEAEQKYGIKFSGRVNVQADKDLEYGILVKVLATCGMCEYTNLRLAVYQLERPTGRSAETASTL; encoded by the coding sequence ATGGCCTATATTCCCTCGCGCATCAAGAAGCATGATACCAACCCAGGCAAGGGGTTCCTCAACCTGACCTCCTTGATGGACATGTTCACCATCATCCTGGTGTTCTTGCTGAAGAGTTACTCGACCGAGGGGGGATTGATTCACCCCTCGGAGAACTTGACCCTGCCCAAGTCCACCGTGGAGACGATTCCCGAGACGGCGCTGGACGTGATCGTCTCCAAGGAGACGGTCATGGTGAACGATGAGGTCGTGGAGACCGTGGTAAACGTGGCGGGGCAGGAGGGGTTGATCGTACCCAGACTGCGGGACAGGCTCAAGGTATACGCCGACCGCGCCAAAGAGGCCGAGCAGAAGTACGGCATCAAGTTCTCGGGCAGGGTGAATGTCCAGGCAGACAAAGACCTCGAGTATGGCATCCTGGTGAAGGTTCTCGCTACCTGCGGGATGTGTGAGTACACGAACCTGCGTCTGGCCGTCTACCAGCTGGAACGTCCGACCGGGCGCTCGGCGGAGACGGCCTCCACTCTGTAG
- a CDS encoding biopolymer transporter ExbD: MAFRPSLRSSRTFAEQVEINLFPVMNLMVVLIPLLLSTVTFVRIGVIQLDLPPAPLVQGTGASGMPTETARTLDLAVSITDQGFYISSVLGVLRGEGGGPSIPKKLGEDGSPVYDYERLSSVLLEIKSRAQGTFADDERIIINADPGVRYQVVVSTMDAARSCQVEGRTVNLFPQVALAAGIQ; the protein is encoded by the coding sequence ATGGCGTTTCGACCTTCACTCAGAAGCAGCCGTACCTTTGCCGAGCAGGTGGAGATCAACCTCTTTCCGGTGATGAACCTGATGGTGGTCCTGATCCCCTTGCTGCTGTCGACGGTGACGTTTGTGCGCATCGGGGTCATCCAGCTTGACCTGCCGCCGGCCCCACTGGTGCAGGGAACGGGGGCCAGTGGCATGCCCACCGAGACGGCGCGCACCCTCGATTTGGCAGTAAGCATCACCGACCAGGGCTTCTACATCTCCAGCGTGCTCGGTGTGCTGAGGGGTGAGGGAGGTGGTCCCTCCATCCCCAAGAAGCTTGGCGAAGACGGCTCGCCAGTGTACGACTATGAACGCTTGTCCAGCGTGCTCCTTGAGATCAAGAGTCGGGCTCAGGGGACATTCGCCGATGACGAGCGTATCATCATCAATGCGGACCCAGGGGTTCGTTACCAGGTAGTGGTTTCGACCATGGACGCCGCGCGGTCATGCCAGGTGGAGGGCCGCACGGTGAACCTTTTCCCACAGGTGGCACTCGCTGCCGGCATCCAGTGA
- a CDS encoding MotA/TolQ/ExbB proton channel family protein yields MSELISGFSPSSAGWVFMWTLLFIAAMAVAIFIERFIYIKLKSDINAAMFMAQIRKHIKAGEYREALALCEAANDRALARVVSAGLRKVSESETVDFRSIQNAVDEGTLEVIPKLQNRTGYLAMIANVATLIGLMGTVYGLIIAFRSVSGPGIDPAEKARLLAAGIAVAMNTTLFGLIIAVPTIVAYTWLHNKTTKIIDEIDEHMVKLINLITGNQ; encoded by the coding sequence ATGTCTGAATTGATCAGCGGTTTCAGTCCCAGCAGCGCGGGATGGGTGTTCATGTGGACACTGCTGTTCATTGCCGCTATGGCGGTGGCCATCTTCATCGAGCGCTTCATCTACATCAAACTGAAGAGCGACATCAATGCCGCGATGTTCATGGCACAAATTCGAAAGCATATCAAGGCCGGGGAGTACCGCGAGGCCTTGGCACTGTGCGAGGCTGCCAACGATCGCGCCTTGGCGCGGGTCGTTTCCGCCGGTCTGCGCAAGGTGAGCGAGAGCGAGACGGTCGACTTTCGCTCGATCCAGAACGCCGTCGACGAGGGCACGCTGGAGGTCATCCCCAAACTGCAGAACCGCACCGGGTACTTGGCCATGATCGCCAACGTGGCCACGCTCATCGGCTTGATGGGCACGGTGTACGGGCTGATCATTGCCTTTCGCAGCGTGTCGGGTCCTGGCATCGACCCGGCGGAGAAGGCACGCCTTCTGGCTGCGGGCATCGCCGTGGCGATGAACACAACCCTCTTCGGCTTGATCATTGCAGTGCCGACCATCGTCGCCTACACCTGGCTGCACAACAAGACCACTAAGATCATCGACGAGATCGATGAGCACATGGTCAAGTTGATTAACCTGATCACAGGGAATCAATAG